CCCACCACGACATGATCCAGCAGTCGGATTTCGACCAACGCCAGTGCCTGGCGCAGGCGTTCGGTCAGCTCGCGGTCGGCGGCGCTCGGTTCGGCAACGCCCGACGGATGGTTGTGGGCCACCACAACTGCCGCCGAGGCCAGCTTCAGGGCCCGCTTGACCACTTCTCCCACGTACACCGCCGCGCCGGTCAGGCCGCCATGAAACAGATCCTCGATGCCGATCACCTGATGCCGTGCATCCAGGAACAGCGCCGAGAACACCTCCCGTTCGGCATCGCGCAGGCGCGCCTGAAAGACTTGATGCACATCTGCCGGTGCACCGATGGTGCCGCCCCGGCGCAGATTGCCGGCCCCGGCTCGTCGGCCGAGCTCTGCCGCCGCCTGCAGCACCGCCCATTTGGCCGGGCCGATGCCCAGGCCCGCGGGCAGCTCGCTCAGGGCCGCTGCCAGTGTGGCCCGCAATCCACCGCATTGCCGCAGCAGTTCACGGGCGCTGTCGACGGCGCTGCAGCCGCGGGTACCCGTACCCAGCAACAGGGCCAGCAGTTCGGCATCACTCAGGCGTTCGGCGCCCAGCGCGATCAGGCGCTCTCGCGGGCGCTCCTGATCGGGCCAGTCGTGGATGGGTCGATGGGTGTTCATGGGCAGGTCCTGAGATCGGGAGCGGCCAGCATGGGCGCGCAGCCTTCCCGGGGGCGATCCGGCAATCGCGCAATTTCCGGTAGTCTTGTGCTGATTGTGCTGTAGGAATTTTCCGACGCGTGGCAGAGCTTTCGACAATGCGGCTGGTTCTGGGGGTGGGAGCGGGCATCGCCGCCTACAAGTGCGCCGAACTGGTGCGCCGGGTGCGCGAACAGGGTGCCGAAGTGCAGGTGGTGATGACCGACTCGGCGCGGCACTTTGTCGGTGCGGCTACCTTCCAGGCAC
The Rhodanobacteraceae bacterium genome window above contains:
- the radC gene encoding DNA repair protein RadC, producing the protein MNTHRPIHDWPDQERPRERLIALGAERLSDAELLALLLGTGTRGCSAVDSARELLRQCGGLRATLAAALSELPAGLGIGPAKWAVLQAAAELGRRAGAGNLRRGGTIGAPADVHQVFQARLRDAEREVFSALFLDARHQVIGIEDLFHGGLTGAAVYVGEVVKRALKLASAAVVVAHNHPSGVAEPSAADRELTERLRQALALVEIRLLDHVVVGDGATVSFAERGWI